Below is a genomic region from Telmatobacter sp. DSM 110680.
AATATCGTATCGACGCGCGTCGTGAACACGCGAATCTTCTCTGGCCGGTTCTCAACGCCGAAATCAACCTCGGTGCCTTCGCTCCGACCGATCCAGTTGCGCTGCATCGTGCGCACTTTTTCTGGCCAGCCATCCAACTTGTCCAGATCGTCCAGCAGTTCCTGCGCATAGGCTGTGATGCGCAAAAACCACTGCACCAGGTCGCGCTGCTCCACGATCGTGTCTTCATGCCGCCAGCAGCGACCGTCGATCACCTGCTCGTTGGCCAGAACCGTCGCGCACTCCGGGCACCAATTCACTTTGCTCTTCTTGCGATACGCTAGCCCTTTCTCGTACATGCGGAGAAAGAACCATTGGTTCCACTTGTAGTAGTCAGGAAGGCAGGTTGTAACCTCGGTCGCCCAATCGAAGCCCATGCCAAGCCGTTCGAACTGGCGCTTCATCGCAGCGATGTTCGACAGTGTCCATTCGCGCGGCGGAGTGTTGTTTTTAAGCGCGGCGTTTTCAGCAGGGAGCCCGAAGGCGTCCCACCCCATCGGATGCATCACGTTGTAGCCGCGCATCCACATGTGACGCGCCAGTGCATCGCCGATCGAGTAATTGCGCACGTGGCCCATGTGCAACTGGCCGCTGGGGTAAGGCAGCATCTCCAGCACGTAATACTTGGGTTTACCGCAGGAGTGCGGCTCAGCCGCATACATTCCGGGGTCTGCGGCCCAGCGCTGCTGCCATTTCGGCTCAATTGTCGCCGGGTCGTAACGAAGCTCTTTTTCTTCCGCCATAACCTTTCAGTGTAAATGGACAATCTCCGGAGCCCGCCCATGATGCGGCATCTTAAAGGTGCTTGATTCCTGCGCTCAGATCACTTCTTCGGCCTGGACTCCGGTGGCACCAGCCCCGCCGTGCGGTAGTACACCACCAGTTGGCCGTAATGCTCGCCGGAATGCTCGATCAGGCCCCATGCGCCATCCGAAAAGCGGCTTTTCTGATTCGCAAACGGGTCCAGAAACAGATCACTCATCCCGTTATCGCCCTTGCTTTTGATCAACGCCGCGCCCTCACCGAAAGATTTCCGAACAAACTCCACAATCGCTGCCTTCGACTTGAAGTCTGAGCGCTTGGGATCGCCCTGAGGCGCGGTCACGCCCTTCACCGGATCGATAAAAAAATAATTCGCATTCGCAGCGTGCAGAAGTTGCTCGGCAAACGACCGTTCATCCTTGTTCGGTTTGAAGTCGTATTTGTCTTCGGGAAAATCCTCGGCCATCGCCGTCAGCTTCCGCCCAATGTCGTTCCACGATTCAAGCAGCGACTGCGAAGGGCTGAGCGGCGGCTTGGGATTGGGAACAGGCGTCGGCGCAGGCGTGGCCTGACACGAGGCATGAGGCACAGCACATCCGATGGCGACGGCGAGAGCAAGTGTTTTGATGAGCATCTTCATTTCAACGACCTCCAATGCGTTGACGATCAGTCTAACGTGACCCGGCTTGCTGGCCTTTACGCTCCCTACCGCATGTCAATTTCCGCGAGGACCACTGCGAGGTTTGGATGTATCCACCAGGCTCTGCAGCACGCGAACATTCCTTTCCTCATCGCCATCTTCATCCACCGGCGTCTCCGCAACAAATGCGCACTCCGCAAATCGCGGGTCGTTCAATAGCCAGCGA
It encodes:
- a CDS encoding DinB family protein, which translates into the protein MKMLIKTLALAVAIGCAVPHASCQATPAPTPVPNPKPPLSPSQSLLESWNDIGRKLTAMAEDFPEDKYDFKPNKDERSFAEQLLHAANANYFFIDPVKGVTAPQGDPKRSDFKSKAAIVEFVRKSFGEGAALIKSKGDNGMSDLFLDPFANQKSRFSDGAWGLIEHSGEHYGQLVVYYRTAGLVPPESRPKK